The window CCTATAAGGCTGCCTGTTGAGGCGCCGGAGTACCTGACTCCTTTATTTTACATCGTGCCAATGCAACTATTGAGCTATTATCTGGCAATCACGAAGGGTTTCGATCCGGACAAGCCTCGAGGGCTCAGGAAGGTCACGATGACCAGGTAGCGTAGCTGCAGGTCGCTCTGTGATCCGAGGCCCTTGGGTAGTAAGGCCTCGGATCAAAGCCGCCGGGACGGTATCACCCGCACCCGGATATCTGCTCCCTTAGTTGTAGTATGGCCTCGGATCAAAGCCGCTGGGCCGATACCACCCACACCCATGCAGCGGCCTCTCGGACTAATGTCGCCGGGAGGTGTACCCAACCCCCCCCCCCGCGCCGTTTTTCCTCGGGGCAATCATGTGAGACAGTCACTTTCGGTCGATGGCTGTTGGGAATCTGGAAGGCTATATCAAGAGACCAGAAATATAGAAGTCCTTCTTGACTTAGTGAGGCAAATAGCGGGCGTAGAGGAGGATGGGCATGGCCACTGAACAGGAAATAGTTAGACGAGAAAAGCTTTCAGCTCATGAGTTCGGGTTATATCCGCTGGATCCCAAATCATTCAGCGTCCCCGGGATATCCTAGCTCTCCAAGCCCCTTGATGGTAGCGAGTGTGGTGCGGCGAGGGACGTTGAGAAGCAGGTGCTGGCAAGAACCATATAAACCGATGTCTATTGGTTGATATTAATCAAAAGGCGGACGAACAGATGCAGGATATTGTTGAACTTCAGTCCTTGTTTGATTTAAAAAAAGTCGGTATAAGGCCAGATAAAGTAATAAGCGCAAAGAAAATCCATGAGAAACATGGCAACCAATTATGGCGTATAAAAAATCCTGAGAGTTCATTCGTGCTCAAGTTGTATTTTGATATCAACCAAGCAACTGAAATAAAATGTTACCCTTTGCTTAATGAACTTCAAATATTGACTTTACCTGTTCATGGTGCATGTGATAATGCACTTCTCCTAGAAGATTTGGATTGTAGCTTAATTTGGAGATTGGCTACAGCCGGTGACATGTATAACCCGGAGACGGGTATTGCAATGGCACAATGGTATTTAATGTTTCATGCTGCTGGAAGACAGTATGTTAACCGCAGCTATATTCCGGAATGGCTTAAACGAGAAGTTGACTGCTTAGACTCCAAGACTATTTATGGCATAGGTGTAAAATTTGGATATTCCCGGCATTCGGCATGGAAGTTGGCTGTTAATCATATTGAAGAACTGAAGCAGGCAATGAGAAGCCTCCCAGAGACTTTTAATTTTAATGACTTTCACTGGACAAATCTATCTTTATCCAGAGGGAACCCTTTAAGGGCTTTAATGTTTGATTACCACCTAATGGGAATAGGGCTTGCGTATAGTGATTGTAGAAATATTATCAGTTCTTTGGGATCAAAGGCTGTAGCTGCATTTTGGGATACTTATGGTCCTATTGATGAAAGGGAAAGATTATTCGATGATCCTACTTCCATTCTGTATGCTCTTTATGTTGCAATGCAACGACCAAAAACGCCAAGCTGGGCTAGTGAGTGTATATCTAAAGTTGAGAACGGTGAATTTGAAAGAAGCCTGAGAGCCGCATTAGAAATCGTATGAGGTAAGATCATTATTGCGGATACCAATTATAGCCACACCCGCCGTCATCCAGTATTTCCACCTCATGGACATATACATTGACATCCCGGCTCAATGGCACCGAATTGATCAGGGGAGAGATCCTTTCAAATCTGAAATCATCTCTCTAGCGAATCTATTAGGGAATTCCCCCCTGTCGGATAGGCCTGGGATTTTTTCGCCGGCGGCAAGAGAGACCCTATCATGCGTACCTATTAGAAACTGCCGTTGCAGCCTTGCTACAGGAGGCTTTTCCCTTTTTCACGGCCGGCGGAAGAAAGATCCCCTTCGACTGGGTCTTCACACAAAGGCGTTTCCCTGGTCGAGAAGGGGGGGATTCCTGGCTGGTAACTCTTTGAGCTAAATCAGTTGATTGCACAATTCCGCGTTGAACCAGGATTTATCCAGCCGCGGTCAGACTGGAACTTTGACGGGGTCCTAGGCTTCGCCGGAATGGGTGGTCGATTTACTCCGGAATATGCAACTTGACCTAAGTATCCTCGATCCTGGAAGCAAATTGGCGCTGCAGCGAAGCCTCGAGGATACAATCTTTACCCAGATATTTAGCCAAAACAGGTTTGATGAGGATTCACTTTATTAAGCCATGGATCAGTTGCATGAGCGCTTCTACGAAGTTCAGGAGGTATTGGCCAGAACTCGCAAGGCATCACCCATGTTGCTTCTCTATGACATAACGTGCACATACTTCGAAGGAACCCATGCTGATGATGCGGATTATGGCTATAGCCGGGATAAGCGCTGGGATCGTTATCAGATAGTAGTTGGTCTAGTATGCGACGGCGAGGGGTTACCGCTGGCCGTAGAGGTTTGGCCTGGCGACACAGCTGATTAAGGATACAGTAATCGAGCAGGTAAAATCGCTGAAGGAGCGCTTCAGCATCGATGATGCCGTATTCGTTGGGGACAAGGGCATGTACAGCGCAAAGAACATCGATGCCCTCATTGAGGCCGGATTCAAATATATCCTGGGGCTAGAATGGCGTGAGCAACGGGAACAACTTCTGGCACGTGGGCCGGAGCAATTGGGGCTATTTGATGCGGTCGGCATACTCGAGTGGGAGGATAATGGCATAAGATATGTTGGCTGTGCATCGGAATTCCGTCGCGAGCGTGATGCGACCCGTCGGAAGGAGGCCGAGGAAATTGCTCGGCAGGAATTGTTGGATGGGAAGTATGTGCTTGAGACCTCGGTAAGCAGGGAGAAGATGAATTCAGAGAAGATAAAGGAGTCATATCAGTCCCTTAAGTATGCGGAGCGGAGTTTCCGGCACATCAAGAGTTTCCTTGAGATTCGGCCTATGTATCATTGCCGAAGTTGGCGGATTAAAGCCCATGTGCTGATTTGCTTTCTCGCTTACTACCTTGTGAAGCAGTGCGGACTTGAGTTCCGTGCCAAAGGGGAAACGAGAGAAGTAGAGGAGATTCTCCGCTTCTGGGATAAGCTTCGTCTGAGCCAACATGTGCTACGGGCAGAGGGTTATGAATCCAAGGAGTGGAATTGGCAATTAGAGGAATTGGGGCTTAAGATCAAAAAAGAGATGGAGCAACTTGAGCTATGGAAATCAGTGGACAGGTATCGCTATAGTCTATAGCAAAAATATCATACTCGGTGAAACCCTCTATCTACGGGCTCTTTTTGGAGCCCGTTACTTATAAGGAGGGGGAACGTCGGTTATGAGAAGAAGGGTAAGGGGAAGGAAAAGGGCAGAATAGATAAAGAAGCCACTTATAAGGATATGTATGTACTGGTGAGCAATAACCTCAAGGCGGATAAAGAAATGGTTATCGAGACATATGGCCTGCGATGGGCTATAGAGTGTTTTTACCGTCATTCAAAGCAAGATCTGGGGTTAAATGACTGCCATTGCCGTAGCGAAGAGGCGGTGACCGCGTATACATCGCTGTTGTTCCTGGCGGAGACGATGCTTACAATTGTGAGGGCTGTGCAACAACGTATGGACCCTCAGGAGGTGATGCCACCGGGTGAGATTCTACGGAAAGTCTTTAGGGTACCGTGCATGTGTAGGAGGGAAAAGGGGCAGATTGAGATAATATTCGACCAAAATGTAGAAGGTTTCAAGACAATCCAGTATCTATGGGCGGATAACATTGAGTTGGAACTTTTCAACTGGGAATCTATGGGTTATACCAGGAGTGCCTAATGGAAATTCATTGCCAACAAGTAAGGAAGTCCTGTGGAAGAAAACCTCCAGATATTTCTCTGTGAACTTCCGGAGCGTGGTTTCCTCCCGTTTCATTTTGATATAGAAGGGAACCACCCCGTAATCCCGCCAGAACATGAGATTGACAAACCGGTCCAGCACCGCGCTTTTCCCCATTCGCCTTGGGGAGATCAGCGCCTTGCTCCGGGAGCGCCTGTTGGCGATGTTCTTGAACCATTCCTCGAGATAGCGCAGGATATCCTCCCTATCGGTGAATTCCTCCGGAGGCATCATCTCAGTGACAGGGTTGATATCGTGTGTCAATTCAAATTCCGGGGATGTCATACCTACCGCCAGCCTTCCAGGACAAGTGGTCTCGGGCGGTTTCATTATACCATATACAATGGCGGTAAAACCAGCCCCCATGAGAACTCTGAGTGACCTTCCTCGCACAGGTTTTGAACCTCCCCTGAATAAATTCAGGGGATTCCGGGTTTTACTTCCCGTGAACTTTCTCCTGTCCCGGGTACACGGTCGTAGAAGTCCTTGGGCCGTAGACCCGACTGCATACTGGCGGGAGATGGACCAACCGCGCCGGATTACACCGCATTTTACCGGGTGCAAGATTTAGCGGGTTCGAGCCTGATCCACTATACCGCCGTATAGGCGGCATGGGCGCCCACACGTTGCCAGGAAGGTCTTCCGGGCGGGTTTGGAGCCTGTCCGGCGTGAAATAAAACTTGGAATAAAACCTTGGGTAAGAAGGCGCGGTTATTGCCGCCGGTGATAACGGCCCCCCGGACCAGAAGCCAGTGGAGCACGTCAAGAGACAAACATCACCTTTACATTCCCGCGGCCTGAAGCAAAGGCTCTAATAGCATCTCCCGCAGCGGAGAGAGGAAGCCTTTGCGTTATGATCGGCTCTACCTTAAGGGCGCCGGATGCGATGAAATGGAGTGCCATCTCCCATTCCTTCCCTGGGAACGGGGCGCTGTAGGACATCCAGGACCCGAAAATAGCAAGCTCTTTACGGATGATCATCTCAAATACCGGCCCGGAGAAGGTAACATCCCGGGGCGATGTGCCTATGAGAACTACCTTTGCTCTGCGCCCCGCTACCTTTAGCGCTTCTACCTGTGTGGCAGGGTGGCCCGCCGTCTCAAACACATAACCTGCCCCTCCCCCTGTTTCCCCGATGACCGCCTCCTCCAAAGTAGCGCCTTCCCCCCGGGCATCCACCGCGACATCGCACCCAAGCCTCCTTGCGATCTCAAGCTTCTGGGGCACTACATCCACTGCTATGACCTTCCTGGCACCGAGTATTCTGGCCCACTGGAGTGCTAGAAGGCCTATGGTCCCAGCCCCAAGCACAACTACACTCTCGCCAGGAGTAAATCCCGAGATGAGCATGGCATGAAGCGGAACGGTGGCCGGCTCAAGCATAGCACCTGCCTCATAGGAGACGGAATCCCGGAGGTGAACCAGATTGCGTTCGGGCACCGCCACGTACTCAGCAAACCCTCCGTTGCGTCTTGAACCGATGAAGTCATAACCCATGCAAAGCGAAAAATACCCTTTCTCGCAGGATTGGCAGGTAAAACATGGAATAAGGGGCGCCACAGCGACACGCTCGCCCTGCCTGAACCGACCGCCAGACGTTTCCCCTGACTTACAAACCTCCCCTGATACCTCATGGCCGAGGATGATGGGGTAATAGTGCGCCCCGGAGCCTAGAGCCCTTACTATATCTGAACCACAGATCCCTGCAGCCCTGACATGCACCAGCACCTCGCCCGCGCCGGGAACGGGCTCCCCCATGTCTTCATATCTTATGTCCCCCGGCCCATGAACCACAACCGCCTTCATAATGCACCTGCCTCTTTTGTGCTTTCTCTGAGCTTACGGAAGGTATCCTTCAGGCCCTCATATGCAGAAAGGTAAATCTCAAAGAAGCCATCGTAAACCCTGCTTATCTCCTCACGGGGGTGGAATACGCGTTTTATGTGTACCATTTCCCTGATAGAAGTCACAATATCTCCATAAATCCCCACCCCCATGCCGGCAAGAAGCGCAGCGCCCCAGATGGTTCCTTCCTCCACGTCAGGCACGGCGACGGGCTTCCCTGTGACATCAGCCTTGATCTGGCACCAGACCTCACTTTTTGCAGCCCCACCAACGCTTATAAGCTGCAAGACCCAAGCCCCGGCCTCCTCGGCAACCTCGAGGTTATGTCTCAAAGCATAAGCACATCCTTCCATGATGGCCCGTACCACCTCGGCCCACGTCTTATCATAGGAAAGGCCAATCAAAACGCCCCTTGCATCCTGATCCCAGATCGGGGAGCGTTCTCCTGCCATATAGGGAAGGAAAACGAGCCCGCCTGAACCCGGACTGACCCGGGCCGCTTCGCGGCTAAGAAGTTCAAAGCCGCCCTCCCCGGGCCCTGTGGCAATCCGCCCGACCTGCCCGAAGGTCTCCAGAAACCAGCCTAACGACCCGCCGCCAACTGTTCCGCCCTGAAGGAGCCATACCCCAGGGATCACGTGAAACCCGAGGATAAGCCTTGGCGTTACCACCGGCCTATCCGTGCAGATGCTCATCCCGCCAGCCTGTCCTCCCTGCTCCTGGGTCTCGCCCGGGCGAGCCACACCCCCGCCCAGAGTAGCACACGCAGCATCAAGGCCGCCCGCCACGACAGGCGTACCCTCCGCAAGGCCAGTCTCGAGGGAGGCCTCACGCGTCACCTCTCCCACGACCGCCGATGGCGGGAAAAGCTCCGGGAAAAGCCCGGGTTCCAGCCCGAGTTCCTCCAGGATTTCGCCTGACCATTCCGCTCTTGCCATGTCAAAGCCATAGACCCCATAACCCTGGGAGATGTCCTGAGAAAAGGCCCCCGAAAGCTTCTTTACGATAAAGCTGTTGGACTGCAGGAATTTGAACGCGTTCCGGAAGACTTCAGGTTCGTTCCTTTTGAGCCAGAGGATCTTAGGGATACAGAAGGCGGGGTCAATGCGGTTCCCGCTAACCCTGAGCACCTTCTCTTCTCCAACCTTCTCCCGGATCTCCTCACACTCCGTTTCTGCACGCCTATCCAGCCAAATCATAGCCCTCCGGAGCGGCCGGCCCTGCGAATCCACGGGAAGGGCAGCCCAACTCTGGCCTGCAATTCCGATCCCGGCGATCTCACGAGGTTCCACGCTCTGCAAGACCGAACGTATGCCGCGAACCGCTGCCTGCCACCAGTCCCGGGGGTCCTGTTCAGCCCGGAGGGGCCCTTCCCGGTAGGTGGGGTAAGAATTTGACGCGCTGGCAAAGAGCTTACCCGAGGAGTCAAAGACCCCAACCTTTGTGCTGGAAGTACCGATATCTATTCCAAGGAGATAGTCAGCCATCAGTTGCCCCCTCACCCAGATGAATGCACGAGTTAACCCGACCAAAAAGTTACTCCGCTGCAGGCCCAATTAATGTAATCTTGATAGCCTCCTCACGTTCGGCGACCTCAAGCGCCCTATCGAGCTCGCCGATGGTAAAGTGATGGGTTATAAGCCTTGCGAATGGGATCCGCTTGTAACGTTTAAGGAGGCTGAACGCCTTATCGAACGTGCGTGGCGGGTTTGCGCTGAGCCCAAGGAGCCGTATGTTCTTTATGCAGATCTGCCTGCATGGGTCAATCCTTACCTTCTGTCCAGGGGTCACCGTATTCCCGACCTCAACCACAGTCCCAAGCCTTCTGACCGCTTCTACGGCTTCAACGAAGGCATCAGGGGTTCCGACGCATTCGAAGACCACGTCAGCACCATGGCCACCGGTGATCTCCCTGATACGTCTCACCCTATCTTCAGCCGAAAAATCCTCCGCACTCATGGTATAATCTGCAAACCCTAACTCCTCGGCAAGCGTCAGCTTGAACCTACGTCGACCGGTTAGAATTATCCTCTGCACTCCCGCTTCCCGGCAGGCTATCGCTACAAGTAAACCCACGGGTCCGGAACCCAAGATGCAAACGGTAGAATCGTAAGAAAGACCCTCTTCCATTATCCCCGGGCAGGTCTGGCTCAGTTCCACCGCCCGTAAAGCCACCCCGGTCGGATCCAGGAGGGAAGCCACATCCCAGGGCATATCCTCGGGCAACTTCCACATATAAGTTCCCGGGCGCAGATAGACATATTCCCCAAACCCGCCGTTAAAATGCGGGGCCAACTCACAGTTGGAATCATACAGGGGGTCCCCTATGTCCAGGATCTCAAATGGCATCCCGTAGACATACCCATTAGTGCACGTCATCGCACCCGGCTTGAATCTAAGGCACCCCCAGCAATGCCCGCAAGGGATCCATGGGAAAAGCACAACCCGATCCCCGATCTCAAGCCCGGGGTCGTTAAATACCTTCATGCTCTGACGGGCATTCTTGCCCATGGCCACGACCTTCCCCGCTATCTCATGGCCCGGAATCACTGGGTAAGGTGGAGATTGCTTATAGAGGTGTCTATCGGTTCCGCATACGCTTGCGGCCCCCGTCTCGAGAAGCACTCCATCGCCGTCAACCGAAGGTACCGGAAACCTTCTCTTCTCTATCCGGTGAGGCCCCGCCCACACTGAAGCCAGTCCTGTCTCGGACATACTCCCACCCCTTTCTGCGTCATAATTACGGCTACGGTTTTAACCCCATGCCTCCGCCAAATCCCGTGCGGTCATGAAGGATGAACCGATCTCGCGAAGCTCCTCGATGAGCTTTTCAAGCTCGGCAAGGGCCACGTCGCCGCAATTCCTGGTTATAAACTCATCAGGCATTACGCTCCCTTCGCCGTAATGGATTAGCCCCCTTGGCATCTCCATAAATTCCCAGGGATGCATATAGAAGCAAAGCACTGCCGGAAGGCCATGGTCTGCATTGTAACTTATGAAACTCTTAACGTGAGCCATCAATTTATCTGCGCCCTCGGTTCGGAAAAGCGGCCACTGGTCCCTATCCCGCCCGAATTCATCGTGGCTTTCCATGGCCATATCCGCAAAATTGGGGATCTCCAGAAGCTTCATATCTCCCTCTTTGGTCCAATCGTCCCGGTGAGGGTGATAGGGGACCAACCTTTCCCTGTAGTAGTAAAGCGGGTAAGAGGCGTCCGCTACATAGCCGAGTTCCTCCAGCGCCCTTGCCACCGCCGTGCTCCCCCAGAGCCTTGGACAGCGGAAAGAAACGACCTTCTTGCCGAGGACGTCCTCAACGCATTCCGTAGCCTTTCTGACCCTAAAGGGCACCTCCTCAGGGAGGAGGGGTTTGATGCCGGGGATCGGGAAAAGCTCATCTCCGATGGTCTCGTGGTAAAGGGTATGGCACCCCACCTCATGGCCCTCTGAATCCACACGCCGTAATATCTCGGGGAACTTCATGGCGACCTCTCCGGTGAAGAAGAAAGTAGCCTTGACCCCCGCTTTGCCAAGCACATTGAGAATCTTCGGGGTCCCGTAATTGACTCCCTCGTAGAACGGCGTCCAACTCCCAAGGTCCGTCTCCATATCGAAACCCAAAACGGTTATGATATCCCCTGCCTTAACCCTGCTGAACCTGCCATCAGCCATACCAACGCCGCCCTGTGGGCGGCCCGCCCCCTTTCTAGTAACGTGGTTTGCAGGCTGACCTTCGCATCTGCCCGTCCTCAGCATTGCGCTATAGCTCTATGACCTCGCGCCGGAAATCAGACAGTTCCTCAACCCCATCCCTCGTAACCCTTACCCCATCTTCAAACCGCAATCCCATGGATTCACCGCGAAGGAATATATCCACGCTGAAAACCATATTCTCTTCAAGAAGCCACTCAGAATTCGACTCTATCCAGGGGTGTTCACACTCCATAAGCCCGGTACCGTGACACGGCCCGTAAAGAAGCCAATCCCCGAATCCCAGACCTCGCACGGTTTCCCTGAAAACCCTGTCCACCTCTTTTGCCGGGATCCCGGCTTTCATAACCCGGAGAGTGGCAAGCTCCGCTTCAAGTCCAACCTTCATGAATTCCTTCACATCATCCGGGGCCTTCCCCAGGACAAATGGCCTTCCTATGCTGGAGGAATACCCGCCGACCCTCGCGCCCACCTGGATCTGGACCAGTTCGTTCTTCTGTATCTTCCGGTAAGTGGGTCGGCTGATGGCCTGGTTGGTATTGGGACCGGAAATACACCACATCGGAAAGCCCTCGGTCTCCGCCCCAGCCTGCATCATGGCCTCACGAGCAATGGAGGTCACCTCGATCTCGGTCATCCCCGGCCTTACCTTCTCAAGCGCTGCAGAGAGGCCGATCTTCGAAAGCCGGTAGGCTTCCCGGTGAAGGGCCAGTTCGTTTTCGCTCTTGATCATCCTCATCTTTATGAGAATCTCATCGGCCCTTATCACTTCCCCGCCCTTCATGGCATTTCTGATTCCCTCATATATGGGAATCGGGAGAATGCTATAACCGACAAGGCCAAGCCGCTCTATACCGCGTCCGTTCGAGGCCTCATCGAAAAGCTCCTCGAAGGTTGTAAGCTTCTCTCCCGGGTATTCAGGCTCAGAGGACTCGCGGTAAGCCAAAACCCTCCTGATCTTGGCTATTTTTGAGCGGGATCTCGCATATGTGTAGCTTTCGGGGCCTATAACCAGGATCGGTTCCCCTTCCACGGGCACAAGCACCCCAGCCGTCTCAAAGGCAGGCCAGTAGTCAGCCAGATACCTTACGTTCTGGGGTTCGGCCTCGTCCCCGTAGGTGATGAGAGCATCAAGCCCCCTCCTCGCGAGTTCAGCCTGGATTCTCCTGATCCGCTCTTCGAATTCCCATTTGGGTATTTCGACCATCATGATGAACACTCCCCCATTCCCTTACTGAAATGTTCTATGCTCAATGAGGAAAAGCCATCTCCGCGCAACCCGTCCCGAAAATGTTCCACCCCCGGGGGCATCCCAATACGCCTTTGGGTGCCGCCGCAGTCGGCATGGAAGGCCTATCCGCTTAACTCTCCCCAGCGGCGAGCTTCGCTCTGAACGTCGGGATCTCTTCCGTAAGCACCTTTTCTACCTGCTGAAGCTTGGCCTCGATATCCTGGACTGTATAGAGATAGCCGGGCTCGGGATGATAGCCGATCCGCGAATCCACCCTCACTATATCCAGGCATCTCCGGGCCGTCTCGAGTTCTCGCTTAAGTATATCCTCAATCCTATCCAGGAGTTCCCGCTTTCTGCCGGTGTCCGCTGTCCTATAAAGCTCGTCACGCGCCTCAAGGAATTCCACCAGGTTTACCGTGCTCTCGAAATGATACACGAACGCCTGCGCCACGTTGAAGTCCCGGAGTGCGGGAACCTTCAGATTGTCCGGCACAAGCGGCAAGGCCGTTTTATACTCTCCTATTCCCTTGTTCCATTCAGAGATCATCTTCTTGAAATATTTTAGGAGTATCCCTGTGCCGTAGACTGTCCAATCCAGGGAATCGCCAAAAGGCTGGCCGGGCACCCAGTTCGGCGGCATCGGGCGGTTCACCGGGGTGAAGTAAAACGGGTGAGCGGGCGCGCGGTTCATC is drawn from Bacillota bacterium and contains these coding sequences:
- a CDS encoding zinc-binding dehydrogenase, which codes for MSETGLASVWAGPHRIEKRRFPVPSVDGDGVLLETGAASVCGTDRHLYKQSPPYPVIPGHEIAGKVVAMGKNARQSMKVFNDPGLEIGDRVVLFPWIPCGHCWGCLRFKPGAMTCTNGYVYGMPFEILDIGDPLYDSNCELAPHFNGGFGEYVYLRPGTYMWKLPEDMPWDVASLLDPTGVALRAVELSQTCPGIMEEGLSYDSTVCILGSGPVGLLVAIACREAGVQRIILTGRRRFKLTLAEELGFADYTMSAEDFSAEDRVRRIREITGGHGADVVFECVGTPDAFVEAVEAVRRLGTVVEVGNTVTPGQKVRIDPCRQICIKNIRLLGLSANPPRTFDKAFSLLKRYKRIPFARLITHHFTIGELDRALEVAEREEAIKITLIGPAAE
- a CDS encoding transposase, with product MATQLIKDTVIEQVKSLKERFSIDDAVFVGDKGMYSAKNIDALIEAGFKYILGLEWREQREQLLARGPEQLGLFDAVGILEWEDNGIRYVGCASEFRRERDATRRKEAEEIARQELLDGKYVLETSVSREKMNSEKIKESYQSLKYAERSFRHIKSFLEIRPMYHCRSWRIKAHVLICFLAYYLVKQCGLEFRAKGETREVEEILRFWDKLRLSQHVLRAEGYESKEWNWQLEELGLKIKKEMEQLELWKSVDRYRYSL
- a CDS encoding transposase — its product is MRRGNVGYEKKGKGKEKGRIDKEATYKDMYVLVSNNLKADKEMVIETYGLRWAIECFYRHSKQDLGLNDCHCRSEEAVTAYTSLLFLAETMLTIVRAVQQRMDPQEVMPPGEILRKVFRVPCMCRREKGQIEIIFDQNVEGFKTIQYLWADNIELELFNWESMGYTRSA
- a CDS encoding polysaccharide deacetylase family protein gives rise to the protein MADGRFSRVKAGDIITVLGFDMETDLGSWTPFYEGVNYGTPKILNVLGKAGVKATFFFTGEVAMKFPEILRRVDSEGHEVGCHTLYHETIGDELFPIPGIKPLLPEEVPFRVRKATECVEDVLGKKVVSFRCPRLWGSTAVARALEELGYVADASYPLYYYRERLVPYHPHRDDWTKEGDMKLLEIPNFADMAMESHDEFGRDRDQWPLFRTEGADKLMAHVKSFISYNADHGLPAVLCFYMHPWEFMEMPRGLIHYGEGSVMPDEFITRNCGDVALAELEKLIEELREIGSSFMTARDLAEAWG
- a CDS encoding galactitol-1-phosphate 5-dehydrogenase; its protein translation is MKAVVVHGPGDIRYEDMGEPVPGAGEVLVHVRAAGICGSDIVRALGSGAHYYPIILGHEVSGEVCKSGETSGGRFRQGERVAVAPLIPCFTCQSCEKGYFSLCMGYDFIGSRRNGGFAEYVAVPERNLVHLRDSVSYEAGAMLEPATVPLHAMLISGFTPGESVVVLGAGTIGLLALQWARILGARKVIAVDVVPQKLEIARRLGCDVAVDARGEGATLEEAVIGETGGGAGYVFETAGHPATQVEALKVAGRRAKVVLIGTSPRDVTFSGPVFEMIIRKELAIFGSWMSYSAPFPGKEWEMALHFIASGALKVEPIITQRLPLSAAGDAIRAFASGRGNVKVMFVS
- a CDS encoding FGGY-family carbohydrate kinase encodes the protein MADYLLGIDIGTSSTKVGVFDSSGKLFASASNSYPTYREGPLRAEQDPRDWWQAAVRGIRSVLQSVEPREIAGIGIAGQSWAALPVDSQGRPLRRAMIWLDRRAETECEEIREKVGEEKVLRVSGNRIDPAFCIPKILWLKRNEPEVFRNAFKFLQSNSFIVKKLSGAFSQDISQGYGVYGFDMARAEWSGEILEELGLEPGLFPELFPPSAVVGEVTREASLETGLAEGTPVVAGGLDAACATLGGGVARPGETQEQGGQAGGMSICTDRPVVTPRLILGFHVIPGVWLLQGGTVGGGSLGWFLETFGQVGRIATGPGEGGFELLSREAARVSPGSGGLVFLPYMAGERSPIWDQDARGVLIGLSYDKTWAEVVRAIMEGCAYALRHNLEVAEEAGAWVLQLISVGGAAKSEVWCQIKADVTGKPVAVPDVEEGTIWGAALLAGMGVGIYGDIVTSIREMVHIKRVFHPREEISRVYDGFFEIYLSAYEGLKDTFRKLRESTKEAGAL
- a CDS encoding aminopeptidase P family protein → MMVEIPKWEFEERIRRIQAELARRGLDALITYGDEAEPQNVRYLADYWPAFETAGVLVPVEGEPILVIGPESYTYARSRSKIAKIRRVLAYRESSEPEYPGEKLTTFEELFDEASNGRGIERLGLVGYSILPIPIYEGIRNAMKGGEVIRADEILIKMRMIKSENELALHREAYRLSKIGLSAALEKVRPGMTEIEVTSIAREAMMQAGAETEGFPMWCISGPNTNQAISRPTYRKIQKNELVQIQVGARVGGYSSSIGRPFVLGKAPDDVKEFMKVGLEAELATLRVMKAGIPAKEVDRVFRETVRGLGFGDWLLYGPCHGTGLMECEHPWIESNSEWLLEENMVFSVDIFLRGESMGLRFEDGVRVTRDGVEELSDFRREVIEL